In one Chryseobacterium camelliae genomic region, the following are encoded:
- the bglX gene encoding beta-glucosidase BglX: MKRLYFILAFTVFGINAFGQKTIDQKVSELLSKMTLEEKVGQLVQYSGFEYATGPQNSNSATVLNEIKQGKVGSMLNVAGADETRKFQELALKSRLRIPLLFGQDVIHGYRTTFPVNLGQAASWDLKLIEKSERIAATEASAYGIHWTFAPMVDVARDPRWGRVMEGSGEDTYLGTQIGLARIKGFQGKGLGNLDAIMACAKHFAAYGAAVGGRDYNSVDMSLRQLNETYLPPFKAAAEAGVATFMNSFNDINGIPATANKYILRDLLKGKWNFKGFVVSDWGSIGEMVPHGYAKDNKEAAEKAILAGSDMDMESRAYMAELPKLVQEGKVNTKLIDDAARRILIKKFEMGLFDDPYRFSNEKRQKEQLNNQENRKFGREFGSKSIVLLKNQKNILPLSRSTKTVALIGPFGKETSANHGFWSIAFKDDNQRIITQFDGIKNQLDKNSTLLYAKGANVDDQDRSMFAEAVETAKKADVVIMTLGEGHAMSGEAKSRSNIHFSGVQEDLLKEIAKTGKPIVLMINAGRPLVFDWAADNIPTILYTWWLGTEAGNSIADVLFGTVNPGGKLPMTFPRTEGQIPVYYNHYNTGRPAKNNTDRNYVSAYIDLDNDPKFPFGFGLSYTQFKYADMNLSSTNLKGNQTLNINVNVTNTGKYDGEEVVQLYIRDLFGKVVRPVKELKSFQKVFIKKGETKTVSFTLTPENLKFYDDKLNFDWESGEFDIMVGTDSQNVQTKRINWSK; this comes from the coding sequence ATGAAAAGACTTTATTTCATATTAGCATTTACAGTATTCGGAATTAATGCATTCGGACAAAAGACCATTGATCAGAAAGTTTCTGAGCTGTTATCGAAAATGACGCTGGAAGAAAAAGTTGGGCAATTGGTTCAATACAGTGGTTTTGAATATGCAACAGGTCCTCAGAATTCTAATTCGGCAACGGTTTTAAATGAAATAAAGCAAGGCAAAGTAGGCTCCATGCTTAATGTAGCGGGAGCTGATGAGACCAGGAAGTTTCAGGAATTAGCTTTAAAATCGAGATTAAGAATTCCTTTATTGTTTGGCCAGGATGTAATTCATGGGTACAGAACAACATTTCCCGTGAATTTGGGACAGGCTGCAAGCTGGGATTTAAAATTAATTGAAAAGTCTGAGAGAATTGCAGCGACAGAAGCTTCTGCTTACGGAATTCACTGGACTTTTGCTCCGATGGTTGATGTTGCGAGAGACCCGAGATGGGGAAGAGTAATGGAAGGTTCAGGTGAGGATACATATTTGGGAACGCAGATTGGCTTGGCAAGAATTAAAGGTTTTCAGGGAAAAGGTCTTGGAAATCTTGACGCAATTATGGCTTGTGCAAAACATTTTGCAGCGTATGGAGCGGCAGTAGGTGGAAGAGATTACAACTCCGTTGATATGAGCTTAAGACAATTAAATGAAACGTACTTGCCTCCTTTCAAAGCTGCGGCTGAAGCAGGAGTAGCGACTTTCATGAATTCTTTTAACGATATTAATGGAATTCCGGCAACGGCGAACAAATATATTCTGAGAGACCTGTTAAAAGGGAAATGGAATTTCAAAGGTTTTGTGGTTTCGGATTGGGGAAGTATCGGCGAAATGGTTCCTCACGGATATGCAAAAGACAATAAAGAAGCTGCGGAAAAAGCAATCCTGGCAGGAAGTGATATGGATATGGAAAGCCGAGCTTACATGGCTGAACTTCCAAAACTGGTTCAGGAAGGAAAAGTGAATACTAAGTTGATTGACGATGCGGCGAGAAGGATTTTGATTAAAAAATTTGAAATGGGATTATTTGATGATCCTTACAGATTTAGTAACGAGAAAAGACAAAAAGAGCAATTAAACAATCAGGAAAACAGAAAATTCGGAAGAGAATTTGGTTCAAAATCTATTGTTTTGCTTAAAAATCAGAAGAATATTTTACCGCTTTCAAGATCAACAAAGACAGTTGCTTTAATTGGTCCTTTCGGAAAAGAAACTTCTGCTAATCACGGATTCTGGTCGATTGCCTTTAAAGACGATAATCAGAGAATTATCACTCAGTTTGACGGAATTAAAAATCAATTGGACAAAAATTCCACATTGTTGTACGCAAAAGGTGCTAATGTGGATGATCAGGACAGATCGATGTTTGCGGAGGCAGTGGAAACGGCTAAAAAAGCGGACGTTGTCATCATGACTTTAGGTGAAGGCCACGCGATGAGCGGTGAGGCGAAAAGCAGAAGTAATATTCATTTTTCGGGAGTTCAGGAAGATCTTTTGAAAGAAATTGCAAAAACAGGAAAACCGATTGTTTTAATGATCAATGCGGGAAGACCGTTGGTTTTTGATTGGGCGGCAGACAATATTCCTACAATCCTATACACTTGGTGGCTGGGAACGGAAGCAGGAAATTCTATCGCAGATGTACTTTTCGGAACCGTAAACCCGGGAGGGAAACTTCCGATGACATTCCCGAGAACTGAAGGACAAATTCCTGTATATTACAATCATTATAACACGGGGAGACCTGCCAAAAATAATACGGACAGAAATTATGTTTCGGCCTATATCGATTTGGATAATGACCCGAAATTTCCGTTTGGTTTTGGCTTAAGTTATACTCAGTTTAAATACGCAGATATGAATTTGAGTTCAACTAACCTTAAAGGGAATCAGACTTTAAATATCAATGTAAATGTTACCAATACAGGAAAATACGATGGGGAAGAAGTTGTGCAATTGTACATCAGAGATCTTTTCGGAAAAGTGGTGAGACCTGTGAAAGAGTTAAAGAGTTTTCAAAAAGTTTTCATTAAAAAAGGAGAAACTAAAACGGTCAGCTTTACTTTAACTCCGGAAAATCTGAAATTCTATGATGACAAACTGAATTTTGATTGGGAATCCGGAGAATTCGATATCATGGTCGGAACCGATTCTCAGAATGTTCAGACAAAAAGAATTAATTGGTCAAAATAA
- a CDS encoding glycoside hydrolase family 16 protein: MKIKLQHIFHLIIGGTLVFSSLNCASNQLASNRKLIWNDEFNGKGLPDSSKWNYDVGGHGFGNEEAQFYTKDRLENARVENGNLIIEARKENWEGSKYTSARLLTKGKFAFKYGTIEVRAKLPKGRGTWPAIWMLSEDLKQWPNDGEIDIMEHVGYNQGFIHASIHTKNYNHLQATQKTDTLKVDDASEKFHVYKADWTPEKIDFYIDNQKFFSYENETWPFDKPYLIILNLAVGGFWGGKEGIDDTIFPQKYYIDYVRVYQNK; encoded by the coding sequence TTGAAAATAAAACTTCAACATATTTTCCATTTAATCATCGGAGGAACACTAGTTTTTTCATCGTTAAATTGTGCTTCCAACCAACTGGCTTCAAACAGAAAACTCATTTGGAATGATGAATTTAATGGTAAAGGATTACCTGATTCATCCAAATGGAATTATGATGTCGGAGGCCATGGTTTTGGGAATGAAGAAGCTCAGTTTTATACCAAAGACCGGTTGGAAAATGCAAGAGTAGAAAATGGAAATTTAATTATTGAAGCCCGAAAAGAAAACTGGGAAGGAAGTAAATATACTTCTGCAAGGCTTCTTACGAAAGGTAAATTTGCATTTAAGTATGGAACCATTGAGGTGAGAGCCAAGCTTCCCAAAGGTCGAGGAACCTGGCCTGCCATCTGGATGCTAAGCGAAGATTTGAAACAATGGCCTAATGACGGGGAAATAGATATTATGGAACATGTGGGTTACAATCAGGGATTTATTCATGCTTCCATTCACACCAAAAATTACAATCATTTACAGGCGACACAAAAAACAGATACTTTAAAAGTAGATGATGCCAGTGAAAAATTTCATGTCTATAAAGCTGACTGGACCCCGGAAAAAATTGATTTTTATATTGACAACCAAAAATTCTTCTCTTATGAGAATGAAACCTGGCCTTTTGATAAACCCTATTTAATCATTTTAAATTTGGCTGTCGGAGGATTTTGGGGCGGAAAAGAAGGAATTGATGATACGATCTTTCCCCAGAAATATTACATAGACTACGTAAGAGTCTATCAAAACAAATAA
- a CDS encoding glycoside hydrolase family 30 protein, with translation MKKLIVSCFVIGITFNANAQNYWKKNAGKTAKVFLTNSKTNEKMVEKGTVKFEKFGQPKETDACIFVDPDFKYQKLIGIGGAITDASAETFYKMPKEKQKEILEAYYGKSGLGYTVVRTNMNSCDFSSDSYTYIQDNDVALKTFNVAHDEKYKIPMIKEAQKAIGKDFTFYFSPWSPPAWMKSNKSLYKGGRLENQYYQTWADYYIKFIKEYEKRGINIWGLTVQNEPMATQSWESCIYTAEEEGDFLKNNLGPTLWKNGYKDKKVMIWDHNRDLIYQRATTTLGDPETAKFASGIGYHWYETWNNKTQLFDNLAETQRAFPDKFLAFTEGCKEQFDLSKIYDVKLGELYGRNMINDFNKGTALWTDWNVLLDETGGPNHVGNYCFAPIIADTKTGEVHYTYEYYYVGHVSKFIKPNARRIGSSSNRVALTSTSFMNENGQLVTVIMNDTDNDIDANLWIEGRATKLAAPAHSIQTVIL, from the coding sequence ATGAAAAAGCTAATCGTAAGCTGCTTTGTAATAGGGATAACCTTCAATGCAAATGCACAAAATTATTGGAAAAAGAATGCAGGGAAAACGGCAAAAGTTTTCCTTACGAATTCTAAAACCAACGAAAAAATGGTTGAGAAAGGAACAGTAAAGTTCGAAAAATTTGGTCAGCCTAAAGAAACGGATGCCTGCATTTTTGTAGATCCGGATTTTAAATATCAGAAATTGATAGGAATAGGAGGAGCCATTACAGATGCTTCTGCAGAAACCTTTTATAAAATGCCTAAGGAGAAACAGAAAGAAATTCTGGAGGCTTATTACGGGAAAAGTGGGTTGGGATATACGGTTGTCCGTACCAATATGAATTCTTGTGACTTTTCAAGTGACTCCTATACCTATATTCAGGATAATGATGTTGCTTTAAAAACATTCAATGTCGCTCATGATGAAAAGTATAAAATTCCCATGATTAAAGAAGCTCAAAAGGCAATTGGGAAAGATTTTACATTTTATTTTTCACCCTGGAGTCCGCCTGCCTGGATGAAATCTAATAAGAGTCTATATAAAGGAGGAAGGTTAGAAAATCAGTATTATCAGACATGGGCAGATTATTATATTAAATTCATCAAAGAATACGAAAAAAGAGGCATCAATATTTGGGGATTGACGGTTCAGAACGAACCTATGGCAACGCAGAGTTGGGAATCTTGTATCTATACAGCTGAAGAAGAAGGTGATTTTCTGAAAAATAATTTAGGACCAACACTTTGGAAAAATGGGTATAAGGATAAAAAAGTAATGATCTGGGATCATAACAGGGATTTAATCTACCAAAGAGCGACAACGACCTTAGGTGATCCGGAAACCGCAAAATTTGCATCAGGAATCGGATATCACTGGTATGAAACATGGAATAACAAGACTCAGCTTTTCGACAATTTAGCAGAAACGCAAAGGGCTTTCCCCGATAAGTTCTTAGCTTTTACAGAAGGTTGTAAGGAACAGTTTGATCTTTCTAAAATTTACGATGTAAAACTGGGAGAATTGTATGGCAGAAATATGATTAATGATTTCAATAAAGGAACCGCCTTATGGACAGACTGGAATGTACTTCTTGATGAAACCGGAGGTCCAAACCATGTCGGAAATTATTGTTTTGCCCCGATTATTGCAGATACAAAAACCGGAGAAGTTCATTATACCTATGAATATTATTATGTAGGACACGTTTCAAAATTCATTAAACCCAATGCCCGGAGAATCGGAAGCTCATCAAATAGAGTTGCTTTAACTTCAACCTCTTTTATGAATGAAAACGGACAGTTGGTTACCGTGATCATGAACGATACGGATAATGATATCGATGCCAATTTGTGGATTGAAGGAAGGGCGACCAAACTTGCTGCACCTGCACATTCTATACAGACTGTAATTTTATAA
- a CDS encoding enoyl-ACP reductase FabI, which produces MSYGLLKGKKGIIFGALNEQSIAWKVAERCHEEGAEFILSNAPIALRMGELNGLAEKTGSEVIGADATSVEDLEKLFDAAVAKFGKIDFILHSIGMSINVRKGKHYTEMNYDWLEKGWDISAVSFHKVMRVAWEKDCMNEWGSILALTYIAAQRTFPDYNDMSDNKAYLESIARTFGNYWGERKVRVNTVSQSPTMTTAGSGVKGFGGFMGYAEDMSPLGNATALECADYCVTLFSDLTKKVTMQNLFHDGGFSSSGVTQKVISKYDAE; this is translated from the coding sequence ATGTCATACGGTTTACTTAAAGGCAAAAAGGGAATTATTTTTGGAGCCCTTAATGAACAATCAATCGCATGGAAAGTTGCAGAAAGATGTCATGAAGAAGGTGCTGAGTTTATCTTGTCTAATGCTCCTATCGCTTTGAGAATGGGCGAACTTAACGGTTTAGCAGAAAAAACCGGGTCTGAAGTAATTGGTGCAGATGCCACTTCTGTTGAAGATCTTGAAAAACTTTTTGATGCTGCAGTAGCAAAATTTGGAAAAATCGACTTTATCCTTCACTCTATTGGAATGTCTATCAATGTGAGAAAAGGAAAACATTATACAGAAATGAACTATGATTGGTTGGAAAAAGGCTGGGATATTTCAGCGGTTTCTTTCCATAAAGTAATGCGTGTGGCTTGGGAAAAAGACTGTATGAACGAATGGGGAAGTATTTTGGCGCTTACGTATATTGCGGCTCAGAGAACATTCCCGGATTATAACGACATGTCTGATAACAAAGCTTATCTTGAAAGTATCGCAAGAACATTCGGAAACTACTGGGGAGAAAGAAAAGTACGTGTAAATACGGTTTCTCAGTCTCCAACTATGACTACTGCAGGAAGCGGAGTTAAAGGTTTCGGAGGGTTCATGGGATATGCTGAAGATATGTCTCCACTAGGAAATGCTACAGCTCTTGAATGTGCAGATTATTGTGTTACTCTTTTCTCAGATCTTACCAAGAAAGTAACGATGCAGAACCTTTTCCATGACGGTGGATTCAGCAGTTCAGGGGTTACTCAGAAAGTGATCAGTAAATATGATGCTGAATAA
- a CDS encoding DNA-3-methyladenine glycosylase I: MEKMRCGWCEKDDLYRKYHDEEWGKPIYDDETIFEFLILESFQAGLSWYTILSKRENFRKAFDDFNYKKIAKYSDEKVEELMQNPGIIRNRLKVLATITNAQKFQEVQKEFGSFSNYIWGFVDGKPIDNTPQTLKDVPATTAISDALSKDLKKRGFKFMGSTVVYAHMQATGMVNDHVKGCFLRNYNL, translated from the coding sequence ATGGAAAAAATGCGTTGCGGATGGTGCGAAAAAGATGATCTGTACAGAAAATATCATGATGAAGAATGGGGAAAACCAATATATGATGATGAAACTATTTTTGAATTTTTGATCCTGGAAAGCTTTCAGGCGGGATTGAGCTGGTATACCATTCTTTCAAAAAGGGAAAATTTTAGAAAGGCTTTTGATGATTTTAATTATAAAAAAATTGCAAAGTATTCGGATGAAAAAGTAGAAGAACTGATGCAGAATCCAGGAATCATAAGAAACAGGCTGAAAGTTTTGGCAACGATTACCAATGCACAGAAGTTTCAGGAAGTTCAAAAAGAGTTCGGAAGCTTTTCAAATTATATCTGGGGGTTTGTAGACGGAAAACCAATTGATAATACCCCTCAAACACTGAAAGACGTCCCTGCCACAACAGCAATTTCAGATGCTTTATCCAAAGACCTGAAAAAAAGAGGATTTAAGTTTATGGGTTCCACCGTTGTGTATGCTCACATGCAGGCAACCGGAATGGTGAATGATCATGTGAAAGGCTGTTTTTTGAGAAATTATAATTTATAA
- a CDS encoding nucleoside phosphorylase — translation MLNKLAASELVLNEDGSVYHLNLLPEDIAEKIILVGDPDRVAKVSKYFDKVEVKKNKREFYTHTGTLRGERITVMSTGIGTENIDIVMNELDALVNIDLKNKEFKAEHSALQLFRMGTCGSVNPDVQVDNMLVTQNVVGLDGLMHFYQDYEFENEFSKNFLEQFPYPKIKPMLYFADWAEELGELYKDAKYHGNTATFPGFYAPQGRQLRLKAVDDKFLETLNNLGVTNFEMETSAIYALSKLLGHKAITVNNVIANRRRGEFSADHHTSEKNLIEWVLERIIK, via the coding sequence ATGCTAAATAAACTTGCAGCTTCAGAATTGGTTCTGAATGAAGACGGAAGTGTGTATCACCTAAATCTTTTACCTGAAGACATTGCTGAAAAGATCATCCTGGTTGGAGATCCGGATCGTGTGGCAAAAGTTTCAAAATATTTTGACAAAGTGGAAGTCAAGAAAAATAAAAGAGAATTTTATACGCACACAGGAACGTTACGAGGCGAAAGAATCACCGTAATGTCAACCGGAATCGGAACAGAGAATATTGACATTGTAATGAACGAGCTTGATGCTTTGGTCAATATTGATCTTAAAAATAAAGAGTTTAAGGCTGAACATTCTGCACTTCAATTATTCAGAATGGGAACCTGCGGAAGTGTAAATCCTGATGTTCAGGTTGATAATATGCTGGTGACTCAAAATGTCGTAGGACTAGACGGATTGATGCATTTTTATCAGGATTATGAATTTGAGAACGAGTTTTCTAAAAACTTCTTAGAGCAATTCCCTTATCCTAAAATCAAACCGATGCTTTATTTCGCAGACTGGGCAGAAGAACTGGGAGAACTGTATAAAGATGCAAAATACCACGGAAATACAGCTACTTTCCCGGGATTTTATGCTCCACAGGGAAGACAGCTTCGTCTGAAAGCCGTTGACGATAAGTTTTTGGAAACGTTAAATAATCTTGGAGTTACCAATTTCGAAATGGAAACTTCTGCTATTTATGCTTTATCTAAACTTTTAGGACATAAAGCGATCACGGTAAATAACGTAATTGCCAACAGAAGACGAGGAGAATTCTCGGCAGACCACCATACTTCTGAAAAGAATCTGATTGAATGGGTGTTGGAGAGAATTATTAAGTAA
- a CDS encoding cytochrome-c peroxidase, whose product MRFYPLLIVILLIGFAIMSFNPTHKGAETENTFINRGLSDFKTNLDHLKSDAYQFSEDKISLEELQKTLKETRNSFKEIEFYVAYHYPEFTKTHLNAAPLFHIEAAGTAAYTLPPEGLQVLDELIFSDEAAEQKEKIKTITDFLYNSYANFYLSAVKNGLSKGNNKTLPLRIELIRIYSLGVTGFDTPGSLNVSEEASHAFLGMKRYINDDPYFKNYTIQKADSILTEGIGYLLKNTDFETFDRIEFYKKYIQPLYEELGKWDGRSDDLKEFSGWNVNNKNLFSSDFLNPYFFTLLKENEDNEELRKLGKEIFYDQNLSSNGKMSCATCHLPENAFTDLKTKSQSNVEGKTVLRNSPSLYNAVFAKRFFYDLRAFYLEQQAEHVIYNEDEFNTSYESIIQKLKTKKEYKKAFKVAFKNGTVNKENFSKALSSYVASLYSYESDFDQFMRNEKEISSDAKKGFNLFMGKANCATCHFAPNFSGLVPPFFNENESEVLGITKKPISQKPLELDTDKGRVNSPVKKENSWIYENSFKTVTVRNIALTKPYFHNGAFNTLEEVMDFYNEGGGEGLGLKVKNQTLAPDKLNLTQTEIKQIIAFLNSLTDVSKK is encoded by the coding sequence ATGAGATTCTATCCGTTACTTATTGTGATCCTTTTGATTGGTTTTGCAATAATGTCATTCAATCCTACACATAAAGGAGCTGAAACTGAAAATACCTTTATCAATAGAGGATTAAGCGATTTTAAGACTAATCTTGATCATTTAAAATCAGATGCTTATCAGTTTTCCGAGGATAAAATCTCTCTTGAAGAACTTCAAAAAACATTAAAAGAAACAAGAAATTCTTTCAAAGAAATAGAATTTTACGTTGCCTATCATTACCCGGAATTTACAAAAACTCATTTAAATGCGGCGCCTTTATTTCACATCGAAGCGGCAGGAACAGCAGCTTATACGCTTCCTCCGGAAGGTTTGCAGGTTCTGGATGAACTGATTTTTTCTGATGAAGCTGCCGAACAAAAGGAAAAAATTAAAACGATCACGGATTTTTTATATAACAGTTATGCCAATTTTTATCTGAGTGCTGTTAAAAATGGTCTAAGCAAAGGAAATAACAAAACATTACCGTTAAGAATTGAACTGATCAGAATCTACAGTTTAGGAGTTACCGGTTTTGATACTCCGGGGTCATTGAATGTTTCCGAAGAAGCTAGTCATGCTTTTCTAGGTATGAAAAGATACATTAATGACGATCCTTACTTTAAAAATTATACGATTCAAAAAGCGGATTCAATCCTGACAGAAGGAATCGGATATCTTTTAAAGAATACCGACTTTGAAACTTTTGACAGGATAGAGTTTTATAAAAAATATATTCAGCCTTTATACGAGGAATTAGGAAAATGGGACGGAAGAAGCGACGATCTGAAAGAATTTTCAGGATGGAATGTCAATAATAAAAACCTGTTCAGCAGCGATTTTTTGAATCCTTATTTTTTTACTCTGTTAAAGGAAAATGAAGACAATGAAGAACTGAGGAAATTAGGAAAAGAGATTTTCTACGACCAAAACTTAAGTAGCAATGGAAAAATGAGTTGTGCAACCTGCCATTTACCGGAAAATGCGTTTACCGATTTAAAAACAAAATCTCAGAGTAATGTAGAAGGAAAAACGGTATTGAGAAACTCGCCGTCTTTGTATAATGCTGTTTTTGCGAAAAGATTTTTCTATGATTTAAGAGCTTTTTATCTTGAACAACAGGCAGAACACGTGATTTATAATGAGGATGAATTCAATACGAGCTATGAAAGTATTATTCAAAAACTAAAAACAAAAAAAGAATACAAGAAAGCTTTTAAAGTTGCATTTAAAAACGGAACAGTCAATAAAGAAAACTTTTCCAAAGCGTTAAGTTCTTATGTGGCATCGCTATATTCTTATGAAAGTGATTTCGATCAATTCATGAGAAATGAAAAAGAAATTTCTTCTGATGCAAAAAAAGGATTCAACCTGTTTATGGGAAAAGCCAATTGTGCAACCTGCCATTTTGCTCCGAACTTCTCAGGATTGGTTCCGCCGTTCTTTAATGAAAATGAATCTGAGGTCTTAGGAATAACCAAAAAACCGATCAGTCAGAAACCTTTGGAGCTTGATACGGATAAAGGAAGAGTGAACAGCCCTGTAAAGAAAGAAAATTCATGGATTTACGAAAATTCTTTCAAAACAGTAACGGTAAGAAATATTGCTTTAACAAAACCTTATTTCCATAACGGAGCTTTCAATACGCTGGAAGAAGTTATGGACTTTTATAATGAAGGTGGAGGAGAAGGTTTAGGATTAAAGGTGAAGAACCAAACTTTGGCTCCCGATAAGCTGAATCTGACCCAGACAGAAATCAAACAGATTATCGCCTTTCTGAATTCATTAACCGATGTGAGCAAAAAATAA
- a CDS encoding alkaline phosphatase PhoX, which produces MKRKLLTVAALALMTCSVFQAQTFVFNTNSAWKYNDGNTALADQWKNTNFDISAWSQGNGPLGYGDPVTTTINTGLTTAYFAKDFTVNLNDLSATMELGVMRDDGIVVYLNGEEVVRDNMPTGTITFNTFSSTTIDGTAESVYNVFSIPKSKFVNGNNRISIELHNRSTTSSDLRIDAYLKTVVTTTPVPCNANHISCFTSIVPTAQTNKLIIPTEHNYQLILKEGDSYTEGGGLVGGQNDFTGYVPKNGSATNGYLSVNHETNPGGVTMAEINYNASTKLWQLTKSRAVSFSAPSLVQTIRNCSGGVTPWGTIVTAEEQTTSSDVNADGMKDYGWLVEIDPATAQVISQNTDGSKGKLWQMGIMNHENVVINSAGTTAYFGEDGGTHMVYKYVMDTPNNLSSGNLYVLKLDQGLSNGDPVATTAVWIQVPNKIKADQNNTTALAQSLGGTSFNGIEDVEISPVDGKVYFTAKGLNKVYRLQDNGTTASQVETFVGGLTTNYSFATAQGTKTEAWGDGNDNLTFDELGNLWVLQDGGKNYIWVIAPDHTQANPKVKLFASMPAGSEPTGLTFTPDHKFGFFSIQHPDSTISTDIDATGNTINYIGKSATIVVALKNNLGTSGSLGTSETHAEASVTVAPNPTSGIVKINSPKGLKNISVTAYSMDGKIVFTQKFSGTNNALDLNFTKQLESSRVLVLNIEADGGFQKTVKLLKK; this is translated from the coding sequence ATGAAAAGAAAATTACTAACAGTTGCAGCCCTTGCATTGATGACATGTTCTGTATTTCAGGCACAGACATTCGTTTTTAACACGAACTCAGCCTGGAAATACAATGACGGTAATACGGCATTGGCAGACCAGTGGAAAAACACAAATTTTGACATCTCTGCTTGGTCACAGGGAAACGGACCTCTTGGATATGGAGATCCGGTAACGACTACTATAAATACTGGTCTTACTACAGCGTATTTTGCTAAAGATTTTACGGTAAATTTAAATGACCTTTCTGCTACCATGGAATTAGGGGTGATGAGAGACGACGGAATTGTGGTTTATCTGAATGGGGAAGAAGTAGTGAGAGACAATATGCCGACCGGTACAATTACTTTCAATACGTTTTCCAGTACAACTATTGACGGTACGGCAGAAAGTGTGTACAATGTGTTTTCTATCCCAAAATCTAAATTTGTAAACGGAAACAACAGAATTTCTATCGAATTGCATAACAGAAGTACAACAAGTTCTGATCTAAGAATTGATGCCTATCTAAAAACGGTTGTGACGACAACTCCGGTTCCTTGTAATGCGAATCATATCAGCTGTTTTACTTCTATTGTTCCTACAGCACAAACCAATAAACTAATTATTCCTACAGAACACAATTATCAGTTGATCCTAAAAGAAGGAGACAGCTATACAGAAGGAGGAGGATTAGTAGGAGGGCAAAATGACTTTACAGGCTATGTTCCGAAAAACGGAAGTGCTACCAACGGATATCTTTCTGTAAACCACGAAACTAATCCGGGAGGAGTGACCATGGCCGAAATCAATTATAATGCTTCCACAAAGCTTTGGCAATTGACAAAATCCAGAGCAGTAAGTTTTTCTGCTCCAAGTTTGGTTCAGACGATCAGAAACTGCTCGGGAGGAGTTACACCTTGGGGAACAATTGTTACTGCTGAAGAACAAACAACTTCAAGTGACGTGAACGCAGACGGAATGAAAGATTACGGATGGCTGGTAGAAATCGATCCTGCAACCGCTCAGGTAATTTCTCAAAATACAGACGGTTCTAAAGGTAAACTTTGGCAGATGGGAATTATGAATCACGAAAATGTAGTGATCAATAGTGCAGGAACTACAGCCTATTTCGGTGAAGACGGAGGAACTCACATGGTATACAAATATGTAATGGATACACCGAATAACCTTTCTTCAGGGAATTTATATGTTTTAAAACTGGATCAGGGATTAAGCAACGGAGATCCTGTAGCGACTACAGCAGTCTGGATTCAGGTTCCTAACAAGATAAAAGCGGACCAAAATAATACAACCGCTTTGGCACAATCTTTAGGAGGAACTTCTTTCAACGGAATTGAAGATGTGGAAATAAGCCCGGTCGATGGTAAGGTTTACTTTACAGCAAAAGGCTTGAATAAAGTGTACAGATTACAGGATAATGGAACTACGGCTTCTCAGGTTGAAACTTTCGTAGGAGGTCTTACAACCAATTATTCTTTTGCTACAGCTCAGGGAACAAAAACTGAAGCTTGGGGAGACGGAAACGACAACCTGACTTTTGACGAGCTTGGAAATCTTTGGGTTCTTCAGGATGGTGGTAAAAACTACATTTGGGTAATCGCTCCGGATCATACTCAGGCAAATCCTAAAGTGAAACTATTCGCTTCTATGCCTGCTGGTTCAGAACCGACCGGTCTTACCTTTACACCGGATCATAAATTCGGATTCTTTTCCATTCAGCATCCTGATTCAACGATTTCCACGGATATTGATGCAACGGGAAATACAATCAATTACATAGGGAAATCTGCAACGATTGTAGTAGCTCTTAAAAATAACTTAGGAACTTCGGGATCTTTGGGAACAAGCGAAACTCATGCAGAAGCTTCGGTTACGGTTGCTCCAAACCCGACTTCAGGAATCGTGAAGATCAATTCTCCGAAAGGGTTGAAAAACATTTCTGTAACGGCTTACAGCATGGACGGTAAAATTGTGTTTACTCAGAAATTCTCAGGAACTAACAATGCTTTGGATTTAAACTTCACAAAACAGCTTGAATCTTCAAGAGTTTTAGTTTTAAATATCGAAGCTGACGGTGGATTCCAGAAAACGGTAAAACTTTTGAAAAAATAA